A window from Pyrococcus yayanosii CH1 encodes these proteins:
- a CDS encoding DUF4855 domain-containing protein: protein MNSYYKGWIDGVLSVNNGNLRGFYWSYESCLQTSNYGKNVSKEFIQYMYDYIHDHWLELIWIPATNDRGVSYLSNDAFDGILKVGGYFDYVFVQPNYYQNKNCITNVPVLI, encoded by the coding sequence GTGAACTCGTACTATAAAGGCTGGATTGATGGTGTTCTGAGCGTTAACAACGGCAACCTCCGGGGCTTTTACTGGAGCTACGAGAGCTGTCTTCAAACCAGCAACTATGGCAAGAACGTTTCTAAGGAATTCATCCAATACATGTACGACTACATCCACGACCATTGGCTGGAGTTGATCTGGATTCCGGCAACTAATGATAGAGGCGTGTCGTATTTGAGCAATGATGCGTTTGACGGGATTCTCAAAGTTGGCGGCTACTTTGATTACGTATTCGTTCAGCCAAATTACTATCAGAACAAAAACTGCATAACAAACGTTCCCGTACTCATATAA